In Hymenobacter gelipurpurascens, one DNA window encodes the following:
- the iscU gene encoding Fe-S cluster assembly scaffold IscU, with translation MAYSDKVIDHYSNPRNVGTLDKSKKNVGTGLVGAPECGDVMRLQIEVDEATNTITDAKFKTFGCGSAIASSSLATEWLKGKTVDEALAIDNMEIVEELALPPVKIHCSVLAEDAIKSAISDYRVKNGLPALEEAKSHH, from the coding sequence ATGGCTTACTCCGATAAAGTAATTGATCATTACAGCAATCCCCGCAACGTAGGCACGCTGGATAAAAGCAAAAAGAACGTTGGTACTGGCCTAGTAGGCGCTCCTGAGTGCGGCGACGTAATGCGCTTGCAAATCGAGGTAGACGAGGCTACGAACACTATCACCGACGCTAAGTTTAAGACGTTCGGTTGTGGTTCAGCTATTGCTTCTTCTTCCTTGGCTACCGAATGGCTGAAAGGCAAGACAGTGGACGAGGCCCTTGCTATCGACAACATGGAGATTGTGGAAGAATTGGCTTTGCCGCCCGTTAAAATCCACTGCTCTGTGCTTGCTGAAGACGCTATCAAATCGGCTATCAGTGACTACCGGGTAAAGAACGGGCTTCCTGCTCTGGAAGAAGCTAAGTCGCACCACTAG
- a CDS encoding IscS subfamily cysteine desulfurase yields MLKLPIYLDNNATTPLDPRVLEAMMPYLTEVFGNAASRNHPFGWAAEEAVDYAREQIAGLINCDPKEIIFTSGATESDNLGIKGVFEMYSQKGNHVITATTEHKAVLDTCKHIEKLGGRVTYLPVDAEGLISLADLEAAMTPETILVTIMYGNNETGTIQPIREIAAIAHKHGALFMTDGTQAVGKIPVDVIADGIDIMAFTAHKMYGPKGVGALYVRRKNPRVKVTAQMDGGGHERGMRSGTLNVPGIVGLGKACELAKQEMEADTQRLSVMRDRLERELLTLEESYVNGSREHRLPHVANISFKYVEGEGLMMGVKDLAVSSGSACTSASLEPSYVLKALGLSDDLAHSSLRFGLSRFTTDEQIDYAINHVKEAVTKLREMSPLWEMFKEGIDLNSIEWAEH; encoded by the coding sequence ATGCTCAAGCTACCTATTTACCTCGACAACAACGCCACCACACCTCTCGACCCCCGGGTTCTGGAGGCTATGATGCCTTATCTGACCGAGGTGTTCGGCAATGCCGCTTCCCGTAACCACCCTTTCGGCTGGGCCGCTGAGGAAGCAGTGGATTACGCCCGTGAGCAGATTGCCGGCCTGATTAACTGTGATCCTAAAGAAATCATTTTCACTTCTGGCGCTACAGAATCGGACAACCTTGGTATCAAAGGAGTGTTCGAGATGTACTCCCAGAAGGGCAACCACGTCATCACCGCCACTACCGAGCACAAAGCGGTACTCGATACGTGCAAGCACATTGAGAAGCTGGGCGGCCGCGTAACCTACCTCCCAGTAGACGCCGAAGGCCTTATTAGCCTGGCTGATCTGGAAGCGGCCATGACTCCCGAGACTATTCTCGTGACCATCATGTATGGCAACAACGAGACGGGTACCATCCAACCTATCCGCGAAATTGCTGCTATTGCACACAAGCACGGTGCCCTGTTCATGACGGACGGCACCCAGGCAGTTGGCAAGATTCCCGTAGATGTTATTGCTGATGGCATCGACATCATGGCTTTCACAGCCCACAAAATGTACGGCCCGAAAGGCGTTGGTGCACTGTATGTACGTCGCAAGAACCCACGGGTAAAAGTTACTGCCCAGATGGATGGCGGCGGCCATGAGCGTGGCATGCGCTCCGGTACCCTCAACGTTCCAGGCATTGTAGGCCTAGGCAAAGCTTGCGAGCTTGCCAAACAGGAGATGGAAGCTGATACCCAGCGTCTCTCTGTAATGCGCGACCGTTTGGAGCGCGAGCTGCTGACGTTGGAAGAAAGCTATGTAAACGGCTCGCGTGAACACCGTCTGCCGCACGTAGCCAACATTTCCTTTAAGTATGTAGAAGGTGAAGGCTTGATGATGGGCGTGAAAGACTTGGCTGTATCTTCGGGTTCTGCCTGTACTTCAGCCTCTTTGGAGCCTTCGTACGTACTTAAAGCTCTAGGCCTCAGTGACGACCTGGCGCACAGCTCCCTGCGCTTCGGCTTGTCTCGCTTCACCACGGATGAGCAGATCGATTACGCCATAAACCACGTGAAGGAAGCCGTAACTAAGCTTCGTGAGATGTCTCCTCTATGGGAGATGTTCAAAGAAGGCATTGACCTCAACTCTATCGAGTGGGCTGAACATTAA
- the mce gene encoding methylmalonyl-CoA epimerase yields the protein MLTNLEHLGLAVNDLEAATILYTTLLGQEPYKREHVESEAVDTVFFQVGGSKIELLAGTSPNSAITKYLEKKPDGIHHVAFAVTDIRAEMARLRAAGFTLLNEEPKRGADNKLVCFIHPKSANGVLVELCQDMVPLT from the coding sequence ATGCTTACAAATCTTGAACACCTAGGCCTGGCCGTAAATGACCTGGAAGCGGCCACTATACTCTATACAACGCTGCTAGGCCAGGAGCCCTACAAGCGCGAGCATGTGGAGAGTGAAGCCGTGGATACCGTTTTCTTTCAGGTGGGCGGTTCTAAAATTGAACTGCTGGCCGGCACATCGCCTAATAGCGCCATTACCAAGTACCTGGAGAAGAAGCCCGATGGCATACACCATGTGGCCTTTGCCGTAACGGACATTCGAGCCGAAATGGCGCGTTTGCGGGCTGCTGGCTTCACATTACTCAATGAGGAGCCCAAGCGCGGCGCCGACAACAAGCTGGTCTGCTTCATTCATCCGAAGAGCGCCAACGGGGTATTGGTGGAGCTGTGCCAGGATATGGTGCCTTTAACGTAA
- a CDS encoding L-threonylcarbamoyladenylate synthase, which produces MSTKFLREEIDAAVDALLLQQVILYPTDTVWGLGCDAEAPQAVDQIYKLKQRPAEKACIVLVADEKMFARYATTVPPNLTELLAAQQKPTTYVVPGSRLLAPNLLAPDGTIGLRIVRDDEFCQKVVRRLGHGLVSTSANVSGEPSPAVYSDVSKEIVRGADHVANWRQDDQTRASPSRVVRVLPDGSLEVLRD; this is translated from the coding sequence ATGAGCACGAAGTTTCTCCGCGAAGAAATAGACGCGGCCGTTGATGCCCTGCTACTGCAACAAGTAATTCTTTACCCCACTGACACCGTGTGGGGGCTTGGCTGCGATGCCGAAGCGCCACAGGCAGTAGACCAGATATATAAATTAAAGCAGCGCCCAGCCGAGAAAGCCTGCATTGTGCTGGTAGCGGATGAGAAAATGTTTGCCCGCTATGCCACTACCGTACCGCCGAACCTGACGGAGCTACTGGCCGCGCAGCAGAAGCCTACAACCTACGTGGTGCCCGGCAGCCGCCTGCTGGCGCCTAACCTGCTGGCGCCGGATGGCACGATAGGCCTACGCATTGTGCGGGATGATGAATTCTGCCAGAAAGTGGTGCGCCGGCTAGGCCATGGGCTTGTGTCTACCTCGGCCAACGTAAGTGGGGAGCCCAGCCCGGCTGTGTACTCAGATGTGAGCAAGGAAATTGTGCGCGGGGCGGATCATGTGGCAAACTGGCGACAGGATGACCAGACGCGGGCTTCCCCCTCGCGGGTGGTCCGTGTGCTGCCCGATGGTAGCCTGGAGGTACTGCGGGATTAG
- a CDS encoding CCA tRNA nucleotidyltransferase — MKTPQLPDLPLFRTIAEAAGELAYPAYVIGGYVRDLALERQSKDVDVVCVGDGIRLAQEVGKKLPNRPRVTVFKNFGTAMLPTPEIELEFVGARKESYRAESRKPEVEAGTLEEDLARRDFTINALGLSLNPTDFGSLVDRFDGMGDLQRRIIRTPLDPDITFSDDPLRMMRAVRFATQLNFDIEPDTYDAISRNKDRIKIVSQERITDELNKIIMAPKPSYGFKLLFQSGLLQLIFPKMAQLYGVEKVGQHAHKDNFYHTLQVLDNVVATGGDLWLRWAAILHDIAKPATKRYDKRVGWTFHGHEDKGARWVPGIFTDLKLPLGEEMRQVQKLVRLHLRPIALVKEIVTDSAVRRLLFEAGDDIDRLMLLCRADITSKDHQRVARYLRNFDVVEQKLKEVEEKDHLRNFKPVITGEIIMATFGLSPSRAVGELKEALLEAILDGKIRNEYDEAFALLLELGHRKGLVAVQA, encoded by the coding sequence ATGAAAACTCCTCAGCTACCCGATCTGCCCTTGTTTCGTACCATTGCCGAAGCAGCCGGCGAACTGGCCTACCCGGCCTACGTGATTGGGGGCTATGTGCGGGACCTGGCCCTGGAGCGACAAAGCAAAGACGTGGATGTAGTGTGTGTGGGCGATGGTATTCGGCTGGCTCAGGAAGTAGGCAAAAAGCTGCCCAACCGGCCGCGCGTTACGGTGTTCAAGAATTTCGGGACGGCCATGCTGCCCACGCCCGAGATTGAGTTGGAGTTTGTGGGTGCCCGCAAGGAGAGCTACCGCGCCGAAAGCCGCAAGCCCGAAGTAGAAGCCGGAACCCTGGAAGAAGACCTCGCCCGCCGCGACTTTACCATCAATGCCCTGGGCCTCAGCCTGAACCCCACTGACTTCGGCTCATTGGTGGACCGGTTTGACGGCATGGGCGACCTGCAGCGCCGCATTATTCGCACACCGCTCGACCCCGATATTACCTTTTCCGATGACCCCTTGCGCATGATGCGGGCCGTGCGCTTTGCCACGCAGCTCAACTTTGATATTGAGCCGGACACGTATGATGCCATTTCCCGCAATAAGGACCGCATCAAGATTGTGTCGCAGGAGCGGATTACGGATGAGCTGAACAAGATCATCATGGCCCCGAAGCCGAGCTACGGCTTTAAGCTGCTGTTCCAGAGTGGCCTACTGCAGCTCATCTTCCCGAAAATGGCCCAACTCTATGGGGTGGAGAAGGTAGGCCAGCACGCGCATAAGGATAACTTCTACCACACCTTGCAAGTGCTCGATAATGTAGTGGCCACGGGCGGCGACCTGTGGCTGCGCTGGGCCGCCATCCTGCACGATATTGCCAAACCCGCCACCAAACGCTACGACAAGCGCGTGGGCTGGACTTTCCATGGCCACGAAGACAAGGGCGCCCGCTGGGTTCCTGGCATCTTTACGGATCTGAAATTGCCGCTGGGCGAGGAGATGCGCCAGGTACAAAAGCTGGTGCGGCTGCACCTGCGGCCCATTGCGCTGGTCAAGGAAATCGTGACGGACTCGGCGGTGCGCCGCTTGCTCTTCGAGGCCGGCGACGACATTGACCGCCTGATGCTCCTGTGCCGGGCCGATATCACCAGCAAAGACCACCAGCGCGTGGCGCGCTACCTGCGCAACTTCGATGTGGTGGAGCAGAAGCTGAAGGAAGTGGAGGAGAAAGACCACCTACGCAACTTCAAGCCCGTCATCACCGGCGAAATCATCATGGCCACGTTTGGCCTGTCGCCTTCCCGTGCCGTGGGCGAGCTGAAAGAGGCCTTGTTGGAAGCTATTCTCGATGGCAAGATTCGCAATGAGTACGACGAGGCGTTTGCCCTTTTGCTGGAGCTAGGCCACCGCAAAGGCCTAGTAGCTGTGCAGGCATAA